The Arachis ipaensis cultivar K30076 chromosome B03, Araip1.1, whole genome shotgun sequence region cccaatcccggcaacaacaccaagtttttggcgccgttgtggggattgttcgagtttggacaactgacggttcatcttgttgctcagattaggtaattttctttttattttattttcaaaaaattttcaaaaatatttctaaaattttctcatctgttttcgaaaaaaaaaatataaaaataaaaatgttttcaaaaataaaatttactcagaatttttaagaatgaattctagtgtttcatgaagcatgtaaagcctggctggctgtaaagccttgtctaaatttatttggactgaggcttgcaatttgttattaagagcaatatactctggtgttaaatgatgaagcttggctggccattggccatgtctagtgttttggactggagctttcattgaaagcttggctggctagtgagccatgtctaattcctggactgaagctttagactaacatggcaagattcctggaattcatattaaaaatttggaatccttattttcctttttcaactaattttcgaaaaaaaaataatacaaaaaaattagaaaatcataaaaatcaaaaatatttttctgtttcttgtttgagtcatgagtcatatcataagtttggtgtcacttgcatatgcatcttgcatttttcgaaaatatcatgcattcatagtgttcttcatgatcttcaagttgttcttggtaagtNNNNNNNNNNNNNNNNNNNNNNNNNNNNNNNNNNNNNNNNNNNNNNNNNNNNNNNNNNNNNNNNNNNNNNNNNNNNNNNNNNNNNNNNNNNNNNNNNNNNNNNNNNNNNNNNNNNNNNNNNNNNNNNNNNNNttttcaaaactacctaactaactctctctctctaattttcgaaaatatctcccctctttttcaaaatttctttttaattaaataattatttttatttttatttttgatttcaaaaattttcgaaaattactaacatttttcaaaaaaaaaaaaaccattttcgaaaatcactaactctttttcaaaaatattttcgaaaattctccctctcccatctaattctatttattcattcatatcctaacatctcatctcacatctctagcctcctcacagttgtgtttcttccattatattacattctttgtctccccctcttcttctactcacacagggatccctatactgtggtataaaggatctctattaaaggatctctattattattattatttttctgtgccctcttctttgtcatatgagcaggagcaaggacaagaatattcttgttgaagcagatccagaacctgaaaggactctgaagagaaaattaagagaagctaaattacaacaatccagagataacctttcataaattttcgaacaggaaaaggagatggtagccgaaaataataataatgtaaggaagatgcttggtgactttactgcacctaattccaatttacatggaagaagaatctccattcctgccattggagcaaacaattttgagctgaaacctcaattagtttctctgatgcagcagaactgcaagtttcatggacttccatctgaagatccttttcagttcttaactgaattcttgcagatatgtgatactgttaagactaatggagtagatcctgaagtctacaggctcatgcttttcccttttgctgtaagagacagagctagattatggttggattctcaacccaaagacagcctgaactcttgggatgagctggtcacggctttcttagccaagtactttccttctcaaaagctgagcaagcttagagctgatgttcaaaccttcaaacagaaagaaggtgaatccctctatgaagcttgggaaagatacaaatagttgaccaaaaagtgtccttctgacatgctttcagaatggaccatcttggatatattctatgatggtttatctgagctatcaaaaatgtcactggacacttctgcaggtggatccattcacctaaagaaaacgcctgcagaagctcaagaactcattgacatggttgctaataaccagttcatgtacacttctgaaaggaatcctgtgaataatgggacgcctatgaagaagggagttcttgaagttgatactctgaatgccatattggctcagaataaaatattgactcagcaagtcaatatgatctctcagagtctgcatggaatgaaagctgcatccaacagtactcaagaggcttcttatgaagaagaagcttatgatcctgagaaccctgcaatagcagaggtgaattatttaggtgaaccttatggaaacacctataactcatcatggagaaatcatccgaacttctcatggaaggatcaaaagcctcaacaaggctttaataatggtggaagaaacaggtttaacaataataaaccttttccatcatccattcagcaacagacagagaactctgaacaaaatgcttcaaATTtggcaaatctagtctctgatctatctaaggccactgtaagtttcatgaatgaaacacggtcttccattagaaatttcgaagcacaagtgggccagctgagtaaaaggatcactgaaatccctcctagtactctctcaagcaatacagaagagaacccaaaaggagagtgcaaggccattgacataagcaccatggccgaacctactaggggagtggaggacgtgaatcccaaggaggaagacctcctgggacgtcNNNNNNNNNNNNNNNNNNNNNNNNNAAATAAAACACTGAGGTGTACTAGTACTTGGATATTTCTGTATATTGATTCTTTTTATATCAATCTATTTATTTGTAACCCAACGGAGGGTTGttccaaaaaaatcaaaaacggaatcaaaaatagcagaagaaaaatcacaccctggaggagcatctgtctggcgttcaaacgccaaaacagagcatggttctagcgctgaacgcccagaatgggcagcatcctggcgctgaacgcccagaacaagcatggttctggcgttcaacgccagaaatggcagcaaatgggtgttgaacgcccaaaatgggcaccaacctggcgctgaacccccagagttgtgtgcaagggcattttacatgcctaaattggtgcagggatgtaaatgccttgacacctcaagatctgtggacccacaggatcatctcaggatctgtggactccacaggatccccacctacctcatcatctctctttccaatcatgatcatcccttctgttttccatttaccactcacatccatacacctactaccttcaaaattcaacatctctctcccacccaatcccacccatatggccgaatacacactcctacccatctcctccatatcttcttcttattcttctattccttctttttttgcttgagggcgagcaccattctaagtttggtgtggtaaaagcatagcttttttgttttttccataaccattgagggcacctaaggccagagaaacctctagaaagaagaaagggaagacaaaagcttccatcaagggtctatagctcagtggtagaacatttgactgcaaatcaagagatcacaaagatacctcaggggatacattttcttccacacaattattggaagcaactaagggtggaacatcaagagcactccatcatccttcatgaaatcagagaagatctaaaagcaatgaaggaggagcaacaaagacaaggaagagacatagaagagctcaaggacatcattggttcctcaataaggaaacgccaccatcactaaggtagatTCATtcattgttcttatttcttctgtttttcattttctatgttatgtgcttatctatgtttgtgtcttcattacatgatcattagtagtagtaactatgtcttaaagttatgaatgtcctatgaatccatcacctctcttaaataaaaaatgttttaaatcaaaagaacaagaagtacatgaatttcgaatttatccttgaacttagtctaattatattgatgtggtgacaatgcttcttattttctgaatgtatgcttgaacagtgcatatgtcttttgaagttgttgtttaagaatgttaaatatgttggctcttgaaagaatgatgactaggagacatgttatttgataatctgaaaaatcataaaaatgattcttgaagcaagaaaaagcagcaaagaacaaagcttgcagaaaaaaaaaagagggcgaaaaaatagaaaaaaaaaatagaaagaaaaagcaagcagaaaaagccaaaagctcttaaaaccaagaggcaagagcaaaaagccaataacccttaaaaccaaaaggcaagggcaaataaaaagatCCCAAGGNNNNNNNNNNNNNNNNNNNNNNNNNNNNNNNNNNNNNNNNNNttctgacctccctgcactcaaagtggattttctggagctacagaactcgaaatggcgcgcttccaatttcgttggaaagtaaacatctagggctttccaacaatgtataatagtccatactttggccaagaatagatgacgaaaactggcgttcaacgccagctttctacccaaatctggcgtccagcgctagaaaaggagccaaaaccagagctgaacgcccaaactggcacaaatactggcgttcaactccaagaaggacctctacacgtgcaacattcaggctcagcccaaacacacaccaagtgggccccggaagtggatttatgcatcaattacttactcatgtaaaccctagtagctagtttattataaataggaccttttactattgtattaggcatctttggtctcagttttaattgccggggaaagaaagagccatgaattttacataatcaaagtgtaatcacgattgcgcgtaccaagttgctcacgttgccagggattgtttgagcctggacatcacaatttcgtgcaccactaaccCTGAAAGCAAACTACTGTTACATAGTAATGCCGTTTGGACTAAAGAACGCgggggccacatatcagaggttAATGAACAAAGTATTTGCCGACCACATCAGAAACACTGCTGCCCGACCTCGTTGAACTATTTGGTACCATAAGAAAGCACGGGATGTGGCTAAACCCCACGAAATGTAACttcgcggtagaagctggcaaatttctAGGGTTCATGCTTACGCAGAGAGGCATTGAGGCAAACCCTGacaaatgccaagccatactTAACATGAAAAGTCCAACTTTCATGAAAGAGGTACATCAGCTAAATGGAAGACTAGCGGCCCTGTCCGGGTTTCTAGCCGGATCGGCGCTAAAATCTCTCTCTTTCTATGCAacactaaggaaaggaaagaagtttgaatggaccccaGAGTACGAAAAAGCCTTCTAAGACTTTAAAACATTCCTGGGGCAATCACCCATCCTGACTCAACTACGACAAGGAGAAGAACTGATACTATACCTCACCGTAGGAAGTCAAGCGATAGCATCCACGCTAGTCAAAGAAGATGACAACggacaacaacccatctacttcatcagcaaggctTTACAAGGGGCTGAACTGAACTAaccaaagatagaaaagtttgcatacgccctcatactcacctCCCAAAGACTTCGACCATATTTTCAAGCCCACACCATCAGAGTGCGGACTAATCAACCCATGAAAGGAATCTtgtagaaaacagatttagctgaaagaattctacaatgggcagtcgagctgtctGAGTTTGACCTCAAGTACGAAGCTCGCACTGCCATCAAATCCTAGTACTTGGCCAACTTCGTCGCAGAGTatacagataccctggaaacttcCATAGAATGGAACCTTTACATCGACGACTCATCAAACAAAGCCATAAGTGGAGCAGGCATCATCTTAAAAAGCAACCAAGAGACCCAACTCGAACTCTCCTTAAGATTTGAGTTCCCCGCCTCAAACAATCAAGCAGAGTACGAAGCCTTACTGGCtggcttgaagctggctagggaatTCAGAGCATACaagcttaccatcttcagcgactcacaagtaatcacctcCCAGATAGATGGAAGTTACCAGGCGAAagatcccactatgaaaaaaATACCTGGACAAAACTAAAGAACAGCTTGGGAGCTTCAGTGAATACAagatccgacatatacctcgAGAGCAAAATACCCGAGCCGacgcactttcaaaactagcgagcaccaaaccagggggaacaatagaagcctcatccaagaaaccaTACAACACCTATCGACCTCAAGGGAAGAAGGTCCTAAGCATATCAGACCAGGACCAAGGGTGGATGACCtatataatcaactacctcaagtctgAAACACTTCCTACAGAAAAGAAAGACGCAAAGAGGCTCATATGGGAGGGACAATACTACACTCTGGTACACGACGTCCTGTATAGGAGAGGAGtttcaacacccctcctaaaatgcatCCCGACTTCTGCCACAAAGGAGGTCTTGGAAGAAGTCCACAACAGAATGTGCGGTAACCACCTCGGAGCACGGGCATGTCCAAAAAGATACTCCGCGCTGGCTTCTACTGGCCAATTCTACAGAAAGAAGCGACCGAGTTCATCAAAACATGCCctccatgccagaaacatgccaacttccatatCACCCCACCCGAAGAGCTCATTTGCATCACCTCACCCTAGCCGTTCGCAAAGTGGGGGCTTGACCTCCTCGGACCACTACCCTAGGGATCAgggcaagtcaaattcctcatcataggaatagactacttcacaaattGGATCGAAGTAGAACCATTGGCTACCACCACCACCCAAAGAAGTTGGAAGTTCCTATAccgaaatattgtcacaaggtttggcaTTCCTCATTCCATCATCACGAACAATGGGACCCAGTTCACTGATACTGGTTTTAGGAACCTAGTAGCAGATctaaaaatcaagcaccagttcacttcaatggaacacccacaagctaacgGACAGGTCGAGGCCGCAAACAATGTTATATTATCCGGCCTAAAACGTCAACTACAGGACgcgaagggagcctgggctgaagagcttctCCAAGTCCTATGGGCGTACCAAACAACACCACACTCTACCATGGGCGAATcccccttccgacttgcttacggaatggaggcaatgatccccatTGAAGTAGATGAAGGATCCCCTAGGGTGGTCTTCTACAATGAGGACAGCAACTCCCAAGAGCAGAAAGAAGAACTCGACctgcttccagaagtccgagaaagagctcggattagagaggaagctctGAAGCGATGAATGGCATCAAGGTACAACCGAAAAGTAATCCAGCGAAGCCTCGCCACCAACGACCTCATCTAGATCTAAAATGACATCGGAACAGGTCGGTCAGGGGAaggaaagctagcagctaactggaaaggaccatactgGGTCACGGAAGTGCTAGGAAAAGGTTACTATAGGGTGGCTGGCGTTAgaatttctgccagtaaagaatgtcataaaaacagtcgcgttgtagatatagtctctaaaccgacaaaaatcccttcgtacaaacgttttggttgtcacaagtaacaaaccccttaaaattgataaccgagtatttaaacctcgggtcgtcttctcaaggaattgcagggaggtatgttcttattattggttatgaagattgtaaattaggggttttgagAAATTTGGACAATGGGCataggtatattttcaaagcaataaaaataaataaataactgaaaaataaactcttggcaaggtattagaactggaaatcctgtctttgttatccttatcagatgtgatgagaattggattttaatcccacttagttaagtcaagtggactaattagcttgatcctcaagtcctagtcaatccctgtggagagactagtgttagagcaatcctagctaaagcaaaatctgccaatttcaaccactcctgaatttgacaactcaagtgttaccaattacctaaccgaagccaaaaggaagaaaatatctaaattaaattaaaagcattaatataaataaagcaaagcaatcttaaatctgaaatacctcaaattatattaataaaagcaatccaatctaacatgaaagatttatgaatcaaatgggcaacataagtaattaacaaataaaag contains the following coding sequences:
- the LOC107633401 gene encoding uncharacterized protein LOC107633401; this encodes MEHPQANGQVEAANNVILSGLKRQLQDAKGAWAEELLQVLWAYQTTPHSTMGESPFRLAYGMEAMIPIEVDEGSPRVVFYNEDSNSQEQKEELDLLPEVRERARIREEALKR